The window ACatctaaaaccaaataaaaagaaacatccaaactctaaaaagaaaaacatctaaacctaaatgaaaacaaacatctaaaattattgtaaaaataatatccaaaatataataaaatgaaataTCTGAAATGTaacaaaaagaaacatccaaaacttaacaaaaagagatatctaaaattatttaaaaaaagtcaAAACCTAACAAAACGAGACatacaaaaatattgaaaaaataacatccgaaaactaagaaaaaggacatctaaaactattaaaaagatcatccaaatcccaaaaacaaaacatatataaaaacatccaaaacatataaaaaaaaagacatatcCGAAACCTAGGAAAAATAaacatctaaaaaataaaaacaatcatccaaaacctacaaaaagaaaaagaacgtcGTTGTAAAAAGAATAtccaagaactaataaaaagaaacatctgaaacgtaacaaaaagaaacattcaaaatttaagaaaaacaaGATatctaaaatcatttaaaaaagtttaaaaccTAATAAAACGAGACATTCAAAATTATTGGAAAAAGAACATCcaaaaactaagaaaagaaacatctaaaagtGCTATTGAAGCAGaaattaatgctatttttcaaGGCTCGGAAATAACTTGGGAGAGGGGGATCAAGAAGCTTATTGTTGAGTCTGATTCCAAAGGTGCTATTGAGATGATTAGAAATCCCCCTTGTAAGCATCCAACTCTAACGTGTATTATTAGATGGATATCTAATCTCCTTATCTCCTTAGTCGTAACTAAAGGGTGGAGCTAAGACATGTCTACTGGGAAGCCAATCAAATAGCTGATGAGCTAGCCAACCTCATTCTGAACTTAGGTCAACATGAAGCCTATTATGAACAATCCCCAGCCAAATTTTCTTGTTGGTTTTAGCTAATTGTAGTGGATTGTATTTTCCTAGAGTTtactatttttttcctttttcggcCTTAAGGCCTCCtttgtaaaacaaaaaaaaaatcatgcaaaacacaccaaaaaaatccaaaatataggagaaagaaaatccaaaactagtaaaaaaaattatccaaactaagaagaaaaagatatttgTGCAAAGATATGGAGGGGTGGCTGCTCCATTCTTGCGTGAGGAAATAGGCGTCACGGTGAGAAGCGTTTTGGAAGGAGGCGCAGGTGTGTGGTGGCAGGATGACCGGCGACCAGGAGGGGCCGACGACGCAGAGAGTGAAGGGGAGGCGATGTCGCGACAGCGGAGGAGAGGGAGATCGCAGTCGCACCGTTCTTGCGCGAGAAGATGGGCGTCACGACGAAGATTGTTTGGAAAAGGAGGCGCGGGTGTGTGGCGGCGTGACAATTGGTGAAGGACCAGGAGGGTTCAATGGTGTAGAGAGTAATGGAGAGGCGACGTCACGGCAGCGGAGGAGAGGGAGATCATAGTCCCAAAATGTTATGGGTTGAAATAATAGGAcatgttttttacttttttgtgtgcgcaaaagtttttattttttttaattttaaaattaggttgtagtttattttttaattttaaaatcttagatGCAGTACCCCGCACCTCTAATTGGTTACCTATGTGGTTTCTAAATTCTAGTTAACCccctttaaattaatttataatttatcttttgcgatatgtcaattgttgattggttatttTTTCTAAGAGTAATGTTACATGaccaacaaatattattattttttaccagCACTTACTCAGTAATAATTTGCACTCATATTTACGGACATTTTGCACACAAGTATATAATTTACACCTATATTTACTAGAGTTTTGCATATATGAATCAATACAGTTTACACTCATAAATCAATAAGATTTACAcccacattttttaaaatttgcatacataaattattaaaataacaatttaGTGTTTGTTTTGACCAATGACCAAAATTACTAAAAGTTGCTAACCCCAAGAGTTtctcattttttaaattgatcATTAACCACACTTGATCTGAGTTACCCAAAGTTAACCAAAGTTAATATTTAACTACGGtagaattaatttgtaattaacttattctttgaatttatccttgtataatttttcaaaaatattaaccCAGCTCAAATCTCTCGAAAACAACTTCTTTTCCATTccattttgaaaaaagaaaaaaaaaaaacataaagatGGACATAGCCACAATATACACTAATCAAAGTTAAGAATTAAGTATTGTTTTGATCCTCAAAGATGTGAAAGTTCACTTCATTAAAAAAAGTATTATCCAACAGTCCAACACCATACACTAGAAGATCCCGTCGCGAATCGGAGCTCCATTCAAGGGTCTGTCGCTGGCCAAtaagttgctgcatgcacaaggcaggattcgaacctccgacacttgcttaagcggacgagtaagctgaccactcgaccaacccaagttggttccGCAATGATTAATTAGGAATATGTTTACCCAAATATCCTATATTTATCAACTATGATTTGTTATATAATTGTTATattaatatttcatttttttaaattgaaaaagataagtgAGAAAACCTAAACCATATGACCGGAATGTAAACGGCTCGATCTCTGTCCGAGTGAGCTTATCAGATTTAACTTTAAGCCCTAACCCTAGACTTTATGGGTAAAGTTCGTACAAAACTTAGCCCACTTCTGTTAAACTAATTCCCTTTGTGTCATTAATTGTGCTGAGAATTgtatgcaaaaaataaaattggaaatCTTGTAATAAATATTTAGTGGTAAGTAGTAAGAGTGACAAATAAAATGAACTAGAAGTTTTGCTCCAAGTAACAATTTAAAACTAGAGAACTTGGGTAATGATTGTTTGGTCATGGGACTTTCTCATATCAGATATCACTTTTAAGTTAACCAACTATAATTTGAATTGAATATTTAGAAAACTGGTCGTGGGTACTCAGAgattcatacaaaataaataactgtCATACCAATAAGAATCGAAGTAGCAGCCCTGATAGCACACAGCCAGGTCAGATAGTTCATAATTGATTCCGGTAACCTGAAAATCACATGAACTTACATGAACATAAGTACTTTAGTTAATCATTACTGTTCACATTCACACCATTTTTAAAGGGGGGTAATGAAAATGCTGGTTAAATAATTTGCCCCATGCAAAGACAATtggaaattaaaaaagatttgctTACATAGGTAATCAAGTGGTCCATTTTGAGTCTGGTCTCTTGATCAACAAGGATAAATGTGGCTATCATTTTTATCCAAGTTGTACCAATTATATCTAAATCCAAAGCATAGATAACTGAACCTCTTCTTGAAAATAAGAGTTAACAGGAGCAATTGATCAAATGAATTCATTTGATGGATCAAAGCACATCTAGGACTCTCTGAATCTCAATCTTTTGAGACTCGAATGATTAAACCAGTTGGTGTATGGTCAGTTCTGAGATGTCCGGAACCAATCAAGTCACGAAGATGAAATCTCATATCAAGTGGAGACATTCGAAGACGCTTCTTCTCCAAGGTGGCTAACATCATCTCCTTATATCTACGACGACTGAGAAGTGAAATAAGTTCATTTCTACCCTGAACAACAAAGTGAGAACAACTTTAATGTGATCTCAAAACTATttcctcatgatcttcaaaaatAATTCTGCATAACTATCATTCTGGTAAAGAGTAcaaatctgaaataccatcaAATCCATGTAACTACTAAATCACATCCCAACCAAGAGACTAAATTCAATATTTTCCTATGTTGTAATTTATGCTTACTAAAGTACCTGATGCAAATTGTATTTTGAGAATTCAGATTGAAATTTGCAAAATTCTAAATGGAGTTAAAATGGATAAAAGAGGTTAAAGATTTACTTAGTAGAGTAGAGATGAGAGTTATGATAAAATATACAATAGGCCTTCTAGCAGGAGTGAGTCCAGAAATATCAGGTTACCTTTTCTGGTTTTATTAGTAgaattttttttccttaattttacGTTACTTTTTTTATCAGATAAaagaatgcaatttttttttttttttaccaaagatagggagactcgaacccgcgacctcttaggtgagtatgggaagactatgtcatttgagctataactcattggtgcaattttcttctatttattaacaagaaaatataaTGTCATATAATTTTAAGGAATTAACAAGTTCCACATATTAACATAACTAAATATATGACATATTGTGTTAAGACAAATATAAgtttggaaaataaattaaataaaattaacataaataaattgaaacaaactcaataaaaataagtaCTTTTTAGGGAATTTATATCCTTCCCTTTGTTTCACTCTCCTTGGTCGGTCACTTAGAGAAGTCAGTTAAATATAGGGAGTGGAGGGGATTAGTTAGTCAGTAATTGAGATTTCAGAATTAGAAAGGGTCTCAAACTAATTCCTAGACAAAACCCCGATTGTTTACATGTTCAAATATTTAAAACGTAGTTGAAGTCACCTTAAAGTACAATAAACATATTATGCAATTTAACTTGGAACATACAGAGATCAAACTATATCATGAGTATCTATACATAAAAATACAGTAAACATTAAATCTTCATACCTGAGCAAGACCCTTAAGAAGTGTGCCAACATTTGGGATTGCAAACCAATACatgtttggatcaataagctgtCGAATCTGGAAAGCATgcaataaaattatacataaatattaagACGAAAAAGGAATATAATCATACAGCATTGTAGTCGAAAATAGATATATGAAGGAGATAATCAACATAAAACTACACAAGTTTCCCACAGGAATCTTGTGTTGACAAGTATTCCTGGAACCTATAAAGTGAAGTTCCGTATATCCAACAATAGGAGGACGTGCAAAATTTGCTTAACCAAAGAAAAAGTTTGCTATATCTTGTTGCATCTTAAAGCATGAAATGATAGAGAAAGGTTACAACATTCTCATTGCAGACAATACTGCTTAACAGAAAACATAAAAAGTGCATTATTGAATGGTACAATTTTCTTAATATCCCTAAtgaaacaaattatttattttgtaccAAAAGAAAGAGATAGAAAAGAAATGAATATGTGTAAAATTGGGCACCATTTGCATAGAAATAGAATACAAGATAAACAGCTGTATCATACTTCTCAGAAAACCAAGTAACATTTAGTCTTGTGATTGTTCTCAGCAAGCATTTTGGTATATTGAGAagagataataattaaaaatactattaaagTTTAATCACTAAAAGGAAGCAAAAGTTTCAAAATCCCTTATGACATTATGTAATCCATCAAAGAAAATTAGAAAACTGTCATGTATCATTGTCTTCGGACTTTCCCAATTTGTGAAGAAACTACAAAAAACTTTCCTCCCAAAAATATCTAATGTGGTTGCCCTCTTTGTTTAATCACTCACTCAAAGACTTCATACTCTATCTAGTATGTACAATTGTACAAACATAAATATAGTTATAACTACAGAAGGGTAACTACGGCCAACCAATGAATAAAAAAAGTAAACAGAGCTTTTATATTTCATGTTTACTCACAATGACACCGGCATTAATTAAAAGGGTGATGTGGCTGTCCTTCACCTTCCCCCCAAGTGACAAGAGTGAGCACTGCATCAAGAAGCACACTTCGCTAATTATAGAAATTGATTCAGTAAATTCCCTGAGATAACAAAGTACAAAGATTTTGAGCTGATAAATCAGAAAATATCATCTTTTAtattagtatatctgaatataaATCTGTATGATGCACTTGACACTCCTATGTTTAGCATTCCGATTCTTCCAAAGTAAAGGCATTTGCCATATTATAAGGATTTGTTATAGAGTAGACAGTGTAATAAACAGAACTGGGAATTATTATATGGTATAAATAAGCTTA is drawn from Arachis hypogaea cultivar Tifrunner chromosome 12, arahy.Tifrunner.gnm2.J5K5, whole genome shotgun sequence and contains these coding sequences:
- the LOC112727068 gene encoding uncharacterized protein isoform X2, producing the protein MDDLPESSSKGTKRRRMDDSAADAATSSSLQDDLTFSDTLVALQIMRAQFPDIDKVSVQPFILKSQLYSSVKDRTQVDRELESLRRDKVLRIFKLNTGQDDYAIMFLDDYIKQCSLLSLGGKVKDSHITLLINAGVIIRQLIDPNMYWFAIPNVGTLLKGLAQGRNELISLLSRRRYKEMMLATLEKKRLRMSPLDMRFHLRDLIGSGHLRTDHTPTGLIIRVSKD